Proteins co-encoded in one Bacillus sp. 2205SS5-2 genomic window:
- a CDS encoding MFS transporter, producing MKPLERSFYSKTSKKAFFIILFLLLTTWIGTEQFSHFDMALMGYLIASLIFAVGLTIRMSSWLLRPATKQVIKRSLHNLTQRSRKKRNLISIGKTAFENIFLQKFIFKRGMYRGVQHFLIAWGCIGSFAITFGLTFGWMHFELVDPETYVIVVMGIETITMAAHGLFAEMVYNGLNITATMVLVGVSMALTRRIVNQDVKVTQRAEFDLFPLYILLAVTVTGLLLTVSYVLLDGWMHHYMTLIHQVTVVVLLVYFPFGKLYHLPIRPLATAVPMDYQEEWQVDTKPCKQCGTTYSSDDQILDVQEILAAQQFDLQLSDGSYLSDYCPACRRRIRVMKQLNLPSKVNEKEKPISTINGMHLSGFSKKRTEDYYEFPEHVQKEIEKYKEVGGTKK from the coding sequence ATGAAACCATTAGAGCGCTCATTCTATTCTAAAACGAGCAAAAAAGCCTTTTTTATCATCTTGTTTCTCTTGCTAACGACTTGGATTGGGACTGAACAGTTTTCACATTTTGACATGGCATTAATGGGGTATCTCATTGCTTCCCTTATTTTTGCGGTTGGATTAACAATCAGAATGAGTTCGTGGTTATTGCGACCGGCTACCAAACAGGTAATTAAAAGAAGTCTTCACAATTTAACACAAAGAAGTCGAAAAAAACGAAATTTGATTTCCATTGGAAAAACAGCCTTTGAAAATATTTTTCTACAAAAATTTATTTTTAAAAGAGGCATGTATCGGGGAGTCCAACATTTCCTAATTGCTTGGGGATGCATCGGTTCATTCGCCATTACGTTTGGACTTACCTTTGGTTGGATGCACTTTGAGCTAGTAGATCCAGAGACATATGTCATTGTCGTCATGGGAATAGAAACGATCACTATGGCCGCTCACGGATTGTTTGCAGAAATGGTCTATAACGGATTAAATATTACTGCAACAATGGTGCTAGTTGGTGTTAGTATGGCCTTAACGAGGCGTATCGTAAACCAAGATGTCAAAGTCACCCAACGTGCTGAATTTGACTTATTTCCTTTATATATCTTATTAGCGGTTACGGTAACCGGACTCCTATTAACCGTATCCTATGTATTGCTAGATGGATGGATGCATCATTATATGACACTAATCCATCAAGTTACAGTGGTTGTTCTATTAGTCTACTTCCCATTTGGGAAACTGTATCATTTACCGATAAGACCACTAGCCACAGCGGTGCCGATGGATTATCAAGAAGAATGGCAAGTGGATACAAAGCCTTGTAAACAATGTGGAACTACGTATAGTTCGGATGACCAAATATTAGATGTGCAGGAAATTTTGGCTGCGCAGCAGTTCGATTTACAGCTTTCCGATGGAAGTTATTTATCTGATTATTGCCCAGCCTGCCGCAGGAGAATTCGGGTGATGAAACAACTCAATTTACCATCGAAGGTAAATGAAAAAGAGAAACCAATCTCTACGATAAATGGTATGCATCTATCGGGCTTTAGCAAGAAAAGAACCGAAGATTACTATGAATTTCCTGAACATGTTCAAAAAGAGATAGAAAAGTACAAAGAAGTGGGAGGAACCAAAAAATGA